A genome region from Neptunomonas japonica JAMM 1380 includes the following:
- a CDS encoding enoyl-CoA hydratase, whose protein sequence is MSDQLIVEKQGHIAVITMNNPPANTWTEATLKELAVIVKELNDDMDIFSLVLKSSSEKFFSAGADLNLFADSDRSVARDMARYFGEAFETLSQFRGVSIAAMNGWAMGGGLEVALACDIRIAEEQVQMALPEAKVGLLPCAGGTQNLTMLVGEGWTKKMILCGERVKAAKALEIGLVEEVVAKGECVNRAMEMAEQVAEQSPMAVAACKQLIQSNRTRAWDQGYILERELFVDLFHSEDQKEGVNAFLGKRKAEWKNR, encoded by the coding sequence ATGAGCGACCAACTTATAGTAGAAAAGCAGGGCCATATCGCGGTTATTACAATGAATAACCCGCCAGCGAATACTTGGACTGAAGCGACCTTAAAAGAGTTAGCAGTCATTGTTAAAGAACTGAATGATGATATGGATATTTTCAGCTTGGTGCTTAAAAGTAGCAGTGAGAAATTTTTCTCAGCGGGCGCTGATTTGAACCTTTTTGCTGATAGTGATCGTTCTGTCGCAAGAGACATGGCGCGCTACTTTGGTGAAGCATTCGAGACGCTTTCTCAATTTCGTGGTGTTTCAATTGCAGCAATGAATGGCTGGGCAATGGGCGGCGGTTTAGAAGTTGCGCTGGCGTGTGATATTCGTATAGCTGAAGAGCAGGTTCAAATGGCGTTACCAGAAGCCAAGGTTGGTTTGTTGCCTTGTGCGGGTGGTACGCAAAATCTCACAATGTTGGTGGGTGAAGGTTGGACTAAAAAAATGATTCTATGTGGTGAGCGAGTTAAAGCTGCGAAGGCATTGGAAATTGGTTTAGTCGAAGAAGTCGTCGCCAAAGGGGAATGCGTTAACCGCGCAATGGAAATGGCTGAGCAGGTTGCTGAACAAAGCCCAATGGCTGTTGCTGCATGCAAACAGTTGATCCAGTCAAACCGTACTCGCGCTTGGGATCAGGGTTATATTCTTGAGCGTGAACTGTTTGTGGATTTGTTCCACTCTGAAGACCAAAAAGAAGGCGTGAATGCGTTTTTAGGCAAGCGTAAAGCTGAATGGAAAAACCGATAA
- a CDS encoding enoyl-CoA hydratase/isomerase family protein — protein MSCVLFTEHLTQDGKKIIEICLNAEKSLNALTLDMIDLIQPKLDACKEDDSVVAILLDGMGEKAFCAGGDVVSLYKSMTGGAEPDFPEEFFTREYLLDYTIHTYPKPIICWGSGIVMGGGMGLMSGCSHRIVTETTHMAMPEVTIGLYPDVGGTWFLHRTPGRTGLFLGLTGNRMNAADALFLNLGDRFLKTSQRGDILDRLSQESWGGDLNAVVNRVLRDLEDDAWDMRQAIESPVRTHFDLIQDITDQDTVEEIIETLLAVETEDKWMQRAQKAISHGSPLAIHMIYKQLQSTLQMSLKEVFESELVLSVQCCRHREFPEGVRALLVDKDGKPNWTFSSINDVDPAFLDELFVSPWETNPLANM, from the coding sequence ATGAGTTGTGTACTTTTTACAGAGCACCTAACGCAAGATGGTAAGAAAATTATTGAGATCTGCCTTAATGCAGAGAAATCTCTTAATGCGTTAACGTTGGATATGATAGATCTGATTCAGCCTAAGCTAGATGCGTGCAAAGAAGATGATTCTGTTGTTGCCATTCTGCTTGACGGTATGGGTGAAAAAGCATTCTGTGCAGGTGGTGACGTTGTTAGCCTGTATAAATCCATGACAGGTGGCGCTGAGCCTGATTTTCCTGAAGAGTTTTTCACGCGAGAATATTTATTGGATTACACCATCCATACATACCCTAAGCCAATTATCTGTTGGGGCAGCGGTATTGTGATGGGTGGTGGCATGGGTCTAATGAGTGGTTGTAGTCATCGTATCGTGACTGAAACAACACATATGGCGATGCCTGAAGTCACGATTGGTTTGTATCCTGATGTAGGTGGTACGTGGTTTTTACACCGAACTCCAGGACGAACCGGTCTTTTTCTCGGTTTGACTGGGAATAGAATGAATGCTGCTGATGCGTTATTTCTCAATTTAGGAGATCGCTTCCTGAAAACATCACAGCGTGGCGACATTCTTGATCGGCTATCACAAGAGTCTTGGGGTGGTGACCTGAATGCTGTTGTTAATCGTGTTCTGCGTGACCTTGAAGATGATGCCTGGGATATGCGTCAGGCCATCGAGTCACCAGTACGTACTCATTTTGATCTGATTCAAGATATTACGGATCAAGATACCGTCGAAGAAATTATTGAGACATTGCTTGCAGTTGAAACAGAAGATAAATGGATGCAGCGTGCTCAAAAAGCGATCAGTCATGGCAGTCCTCTTGCAATTCATATGATTTATAAGCAGTTGCAAAGTACGTTGCAAATGTCATTGAAAGAAGTATTTGAGTCTGAGTTGGTGCTATCTGTGCAGTGCTGTCGTCATCGTGAATTTCCAGAAGGAGTTCGTGCTTTATTGGTTGATAAAGACGGTAAACCTAATTGGACATTCAGCTCTATTAATGATGTTGATCCAGCCTTCTTAGACGAGCTTTTTGTCTCCCCGTGGGAAACTAATCCACTGGCGAATATGTAA
- the mmsB gene encoding 3-hydroxyisobutyrate dehydrogenase gives MKNNDKNKDYKMATIGFIGLGNMGGPMAINLVKAGHTVKAFDLSAEAVAKVVSEGGVSAQSAKDAVTDADFVVSMLPAGKHVQGLFVTGDDPLFEHVKKDVLIIDSSTIDAATVQSVAAAAEARDIDFIDAPVSGGVGGAIAGTLAFMVGASEAQFAKAKPILDVMGKNIFHAGTHGAGQVAKACNNMLLAVLMTGTSEALNMGVKNGLDPAVLSEIMKQSSGNNWALQVYNPFPGVMEGVPSSNDYQGGFQVDLMFKDLGLAMEMSQQSASPTPMGSQARALFNLHKVNGNGGLDFSSVLKLYQDQ, from the coding sequence ATTAAGAATAACGATAAGAACAAGGATTATAAAATGGCTACTATAGGCTTTATTGGTTTAGGGAACATGGGCGGTCCAATGGCGATTAATCTCGTTAAGGCTGGTCATACAGTTAAGGCTTTTGATTTATCAGCTGAAGCTGTAGCAAAAGTAGTATCTGAAGGTGGTGTATCTGCTCAATCTGCCAAAGATGCCGTAACGGATGCAGATTTTGTTGTATCAATGTTGCCAGCAGGTAAGCATGTTCAGGGTTTGTTTGTTACCGGTGATGACCCTTTATTCGAGCATGTAAAAAAAGATGTACTGATTATTGACTCATCTACTATTGATGCTGCAACAGTACAAAGTGTAGCGGCAGCCGCTGAAGCACGCGATATCGACTTTATTGATGCGCCAGTGTCTGGTGGTGTGGGTGGTGCTATAGCAGGGACGTTAGCCTTTATGGTTGGCGCTAGCGAAGCGCAGTTTGCTAAAGCTAAACCTATCTTAGATGTTATGGGTAAAAATATTTTCCACGCAGGTACTCATGGCGCAGGTCAGGTTGCAAAGGCGTGTAATAACATGCTGTTGGCAGTACTGATGACCGGTACCAGTGAGGCACTCAATATGGGTGTTAAAAATGGTCTAGATCCAGCTGTTTTGTCTGAAATCATGAAGCAGAGCTCAGGTAACAACTGGGCGCTGCAGGTCTATAACCCGTTCCCAGGTGTTATGGAGGGGGTGCCTTCCTCAAATGACTATCAGGGTGGTTTCCAGGTTGATCTAATGTTTAAGGACCTTGGTCTTGCGATGGAAATGAGCCAGCAAAGTGCTTCTCCAACACCGATGGGTTCGCAAGCACGCGCTTTATTTAATCTACACAAGGTTAATGGCAACGGTGGCTTGGATTTCTCAAGCGTATTGAAGCTGTATCAAGATCAGTAA
- a CDS encoding AMP-binding protein, translated as MGYTEEYRHALENPESYWAEQAKAISWYKDPQTILQETEQGTFCWYPDGELNSCYLAVDKQVEEGRGEQVALYYDSPSTQTKEAITYNDLQQRVSRFAGAMKGLGVEKGDRVVIYMPMIPEAAVAMLACARLGAIHSVVFGGFAANELAIRIDDATPKLILTASCGIEFDKKIAYKPLVDKAVELAAHKPSHTVVCQRSVLTAEMNPARDLDWHEFQKDAEPADCVAVKGSDPLYVLYTSGTTGQPKGIVRDNGGHAVALRYAFNNVYGMKAGDVWWGASDIGWVVGHSFIVYGPLMGGGSAIFYEGKPIRSPDAGAFWRVIEEYKVNSMFCAPTAYRAIRKEDPTGALSKDYDLSSLRWVFVAGEKLDSSTFHWLNELLQVPVIDHWWQTETGWPMTSPMMGWDNPSEARLGSTNKPIPGYDIRVLDGDGGEMEANETGNICVKLPLPPGVAWSIWNQPQRYIDSYLEAFPGYYHTGDGGFKDDDGYIYITGRTDDVINVSGHRLSTGEMEEVVSAHPAVAECAVIGANDSLKGQVPVGLIVLKAGEDIDEVQLEKELVERVRGEVGALACFRKAVVVERLPKTRSGKILRAILRKIAANETYKMPSTIDDETILPEIEDILKERGLV; from the coding sequence ATGGGTTACACAGAAGAATATCGTCACGCGCTTGAGAATCCTGAGTCATATTGGGCAGAGCAAGCCAAAGCAATAAGCTGGTACAAAGATCCTCAAACAATTCTACAAGAAACCGAACAAGGTACTTTTTGCTGGTATCCGGACGGTGAGCTGAATAGCTGTTATCTAGCGGTTGATAAGCAGGTTGAAGAAGGCCGTGGTGAACAAGTTGCCTTGTATTACGATTCGCCATCAACACAAACTAAAGAAGCTATTACCTATAATGATTTGCAGCAACGGGTTAGTCGCTTTGCGGGTGCAATGAAAGGCTTAGGCGTTGAAAAAGGCGACCGAGTTGTTATTTACATGCCGATGATTCCTGAAGCGGCTGTCGCTATGTTGGCTTGTGCTCGATTGGGTGCGATTCACTCAGTTGTGTTTGGTGGTTTTGCTGCGAATGAGCTCGCTATTCGTATCGATGATGCAACACCTAAGCTTATTCTTACGGCTTCTTGTGGTATCGAGTTTGATAAAAAAATAGCTTACAAGCCCTTGGTAGATAAAGCTGTGGAGCTAGCCGCTCATAAGCCTTCACATACTGTGGTTTGTCAGAGGTCTGTCTTGACGGCAGAAATGAATCCTGCGCGTGATCTTGATTGGCATGAGTTTCAAAAAGATGCAGAGCCGGCTGATTGTGTTGCCGTGAAAGGGTCTGACCCGCTTTACGTGTTATATACATCGGGTACGACAGGACAGCCAAAGGGTATCGTTCGGGATAATGGAGGGCATGCTGTTGCCCTGCGTTATGCTTTTAATAATGTCTATGGAATGAAAGCCGGTGATGTTTGGTGGGGAGCCTCCGATATTGGTTGGGTTGTTGGGCATTCTTTTATTGTCTATGGCCCATTGATGGGCGGTGGTTCTGCTATCTTCTATGAAGGTAAGCCGATTCGCTCGCCTGATGCGGGTGCTTTTTGGCGTGTTATTGAAGAGTACAAAGTTAACTCGATGTTCTGTGCGCCGACAGCGTACCGTGCAATTCGTAAAGAAGATCCGACAGGTGCGCTTTCAAAAGATTATGATTTAAGCAGTTTGCGCTGGGTATTTGTTGCAGGAGAGAAGCTGGATTCTTCAACTTTCCATTGGCTTAACGAGTTATTACAGGTTCCGGTTATTGATCACTGGTGGCAAACCGAGACGGGCTGGCCAATGACATCACCGATGATGGGATGGGATAATCCATCTGAGGCGCGCCTTGGCTCAACTAACAAGCCTATTCCTGGATATGATATTCGTGTGCTGGATGGTGATGGTGGCGAGATGGAGGCGAATGAGACAGGAAATATCTGTGTTAAGTTACCGCTTCCTCCGGGTGTTGCTTGGAGTATTTGGAACCAACCGCAACGTTATATCGACTCCTATTTAGAAGCCTTTCCCGGTTATTACCATACAGGCGATGGTGGCTTTAAAGATGATGATGGCTATATCTACATCACCGGGCGTACAGATGATGTTATAAACGTCTCTGGGCACAGGCTTTCAACAGGTGAGATGGAAGAGGTTGTTTCAGCTCATCCAGCTGTGGCAGAGTGTGCTGTCATTGGTGCTAACGACTCACTTAAAGGGCAAGTGCCAGTCGGCCTTATTGTTCTGAAAGCGGGCGAGGACATTGATGAGGTGCAGCTTGAAAAAGAACTAGTCGAGCGTGTGCGTGGTGAAGTCGGTGCTTTGGCCTGTTTCAGAAAAGCCGTTGTTGTTGAGCGCTTGCCAAAAACGCGTTCAGGTAAAATTTTGCGTGCAATACTGCGTAAAATTGCTGCTAATGAAACCTATAAAATGCCTTCTACAATTGATGATGAGACTATCTTGCCAGAGATTGAAGATATCTTGAAAGAGAGAGGGCTGGTGTAG
- a CDS encoding choice-of-anchor E domain-containing protein, translated as MSAFTKISAAAVLTLAASTASAALITETGSFGTQGSSTDVAMGALNEKITIAGFDAALGNLTGVNVTVYGQLDSSGTSQNTSAANGRADVSINIFQDWKVSTAAADDHIFQGFMLSYLTDESSTAGTFDLATNDTFSYGVSSGELSTSLTGVDLSAFSAGPVEFDFTGFAQTNINNSVDSGTGAFINSFATGSWGQVDVAYTYDAALPPSTVPVPGTVALLGLGLLAMRARKSA; from the coding sequence ATGTCAGCTTTCACAAAAATTTCAGCAGCCGCAGTTCTTACTTTAGCAGCGAGCACAGCTTCTGCAGCGCTAATTACTGAAACAGGTTCTTTTGGTACGCAAGGCAGCTCAACTGATGTTGCAATGGGCGCTTTAAACGAAAAAATCACTATTGCTGGCTTTGATGCTGCTCTAGGTAACCTAACAGGCGTTAACGTAACTGTTTATGGTCAACTAGATAGCTCTGGTACTTCTCAAAACACTAGTGCTGCTAATGGCCGTGCTGATGTATCTATCAATATTTTCCAAGACTGGAAAGTTTCAACAGCAGCAGCTGATGACCACATTTTCCAAGGCTTCATGCTTTCTTACTTGACTGATGAAAGCTCTACAGCTGGTACTTTTGACCTAGCAACAAATGATACTTTCTCATACGGCGTTTCTAGTGGCGAGCTGAGCACATCACTAACGGGTGTTGACTTGTCTGCATTCTCTGCTGGTCCAGTAGAATTTGATTTTACAGGTTTCGCTCAAACTAATATCAACAACTCTGTAGATTCAGGTACAGGCGCATTCATTAACTCATTCGCAACAGGCTCATGGGGTCAGGTTGACGTTGCATACACTTATGATGCTGCCCTACCACCAAGCACTGTACCTGTTCCAGGAACTGTTGCTCTACTAGGTCTTGGCCTACTAGCTATGCGTGCTCGTAAAAGCGCATAA
- a CDS encoding methyl-accepting chemotaxis protein, with protein sequence MLLNNFSIRNQLIFLSALPMLAIILIISESLSSLKEADLGVASIYDDRVVPLKELKIIADDYGVYVIEAVNKANAGIMTASEALLGIRSARKEIKKTWSEYMKTHHTAEEDRLAKEASVLFVAADNALDTLEQALQSLNGYIPNQLNEFDGPLYKTMDPINDKIAELIDLQLRVAGEERAHIHETYLNQVFLVIAQGAAVLLILIIVGYLIYKSINKPLTALNQAMSKVATESDLTIELDTSGTNELAAMTENFNTMLNQQRSLISEISNATTQLAVASEQMTSVSNTANQSIDSQRLEIEQVASAMNEMVSSSQEIAGNAEQADHRAQETREQADIGNNVVGIAVSATNSLVSNVADISERIKILGVDSDNIGSIVDVINDIADQTNLLALNAAIEAARAGDQGRGFAVVADEVRTLAQRTQTSTTEIRETIERLQNGTRTAVSAMTKSQEEAAEAGNKAAEVSKAFEEITLSVTAINEMNTHIASASEEQTSVCEEINRSLVSIHDSSQVSSDGASQISTASLELASLASELSRQVAKFKT encoded by the coding sequence ATGCTTCTAAATAATTTCAGCATTCGCAATCAGTTAATCTTTCTATCAGCACTACCGATGCTGGCTATCATCCTGATCATCAGCGAGTCGCTAAGCTCTCTCAAAGAAGCAGATCTTGGTGTAGCCAGTATTTATGATGACCGAGTAGTCCCATTAAAAGAGTTGAAAATTATAGCTGATGATTATGGAGTCTACGTAATTGAGGCGGTCAACAAAGCCAACGCTGGTATAATGACTGCATCCGAAGCCTTATTAGGCATCAGAAGCGCCAGGAAGGAAATTAAGAAAACATGGAGTGAGTATATGAAAACTCACCACACTGCAGAAGAAGACCGCTTAGCCAAAGAGGCCAGCGTGCTCTTTGTAGCCGCCGATAATGCACTTGATACACTAGAACAAGCCTTGCAGAGCTTAAACGGATACATACCAAACCAACTAAATGAATTTGATGGGCCTCTTTATAAAACAATGGATCCCATCAACGATAAAATAGCTGAGCTAATAGATTTACAGCTAAGGGTCGCAGGAGAGGAACGCGCACATATACATGAAACTTACCTAAACCAAGTCTTTTTGGTGATAGCCCAAGGGGCAGCCGTTCTGCTTATCCTTATAATAGTCGGATACTTAATTTACAAATCGATTAATAAACCTTTAACAGCACTCAACCAGGCAATGAGCAAAGTCGCCACTGAATCAGATTTAACTATTGAACTGGACACCAGCGGCACAAACGAACTCGCTGCCATGACTGAGAACTTCAATACCATGCTGAACCAGCAGCGTTCACTCATAAGCGAAATAAGCAACGCGACTACCCAGCTTGCAGTCGCCTCTGAGCAAATGACCTCTGTCAGCAACACTGCAAACCAAAGCATAGACAGCCAACGCCTCGAAATTGAGCAAGTAGCAAGCGCCATGAATGAAATGGTATCCAGCTCCCAAGAGATTGCGGGTAACGCAGAACAAGCCGATCACAGAGCACAGGAAACGCGTGAGCAAGCCGATATAGGTAACAATGTTGTTGGCATTGCGGTGTCTGCAACTAACTCCCTAGTCAGCAATGTTGCTGATATATCAGAACGCATCAAAATACTCGGCGTTGATAGCGATAACATAGGCTCTATTGTTGATGTTATTAATGACATTGCCGATCAAACCAACTTACTCGCTCTCAATGCAGCTATTGAAGCTGCTCGTGCGGGAGATCAAGGTAGAGGCTTTGCTGTTGTCGCCGATGAAGTGAGAACGTTAGCACAACGCACTCAAACATCGACCACTGAGATCAGGGAAACTATTGAGCGACTGCAGAACGGCACCCGTACAGCAGTGTCTGCTATGACCAAAAGCCAAGAAGAAGCAGCAGAGGCCGGTAATAAAGCAGCCGAAGTCAGTAAAGCATTTGAAGAAATCACACTATCCGTTACTGCTATCAATGAAATGAATACTCATATAGCCTCAGCTAGTGAGGAGCAAACCAGCGTATGCGAAGAGATAAACCGATCACTTGTCTCAATTCATGATTCGTCTCAAGTGTCTTCTGATGGCGCCTCTCAAATTTCAACAGCCAGTTTAGAGTTAGCATCGCTCGCTTCTGAGCTAAGCCGACAAGTAGCCAAGTTTAAAACTTAA
- a CDS encoding VOC family protein: protein MSEHEKINYVEFPAKNLEEVKRFYSQAFEWVFTDYGSEYVAFSNAGLEGGFFKSELCSSSDQGAALIVLYSDHLDITLEKIESSGGQIIKPIFEFPGGRRFHFTDPNGNELAVWSNR, encoded by the coding sequence ATGAGTGAACATGAAAAAATAAACTATGTGGAGTTTCCGGCTAAAAACCTTGAAGAAGTGAAGCGTTTTTATTCGCAAGCTTTTGAATGGGTATTTACCGATTATGGTTCCGAATACGTGGCTTTTTCTAATGCCGGGTTAGAAGGTGGTTTTTTTAAGTCTGAGTTGTGCTCGTCCAGCGATCAAGGCGCCGCATTGATTGTTTTGTATAGTGACCATTTAGACATTACTCTAGAAAAAATAGAATCTTCTGGTGGCCAGATCATCAAGCCTATATTTGAGTTTCCAGGTGGGCGTAGATTTCATTTTACTGACCCTAATGGAAACGAGCTTGCCGTGTGGTCTAATCGATAA
- a CDS encoding PhnA domain-containing protein, protein MTIEKELMQRSNSACELCSSTDNLSVFEVSPSNGSAEQAILTCEACNSQINKPDSINVNHWRCLNDSMWSQIPAVQVMAWRQLKQLSSMGEIWAQDLLDMLYLDEETQTWAQASDADDDAYPPAKDSNGATLNAGDNVTLIKDLDVKGAGFTAKRGTAVRGISLTSNPDQIEGRVNGTRIVLLTKFLKKQN, encoded by the coding sequence ATGACTATTGAAAAAGAATTAATGCAGCGTAGTAACTCAGCATGTGAGCTTTGCTCATCAACTGACAATCTTTCTGTTTTTGAAGTCAGCCCGTCTAATGGTTCTGCAGAGCAAGCCATCTTGACTTGTGAAGCATGCAATAGTCAGATCAATAAGCCAGATTCAATTAATGTAAACCATTGGCGCTGCTTAAACGATAGCATGTGGAGCCAAATACCTGCGGTTCAAGTCATGGCTTGGCGCCAACTTAAGCAGCTCTCATCAATGGGTGAAATTTGGGCACAAGATCTTTTAGATATGCTCTACCTCGATGAAGAAACCCAAACCTGGGCTCAAGCCAGCGATGCTGATGATGACGCATACCCACCAGCAAAAGATAGTAACGGCGCAACGTTAAATGCTGGTGATAACGTGACACTCATTAAAGATTTAGATGTTAAAGGCGCAGGCTTTACTGCTAAACGCGGTACAGCCGTGCGTGGAATCTCGCTTACATCGAATCCAGATCAAATTGAAGGTCGCGTCAACGGCACGCGAATCGTTCTTCTGACAAAATTCCTCAAAAAGCAAAACTAA
- a CDS encoding MmcQ/YjbR family DNA-binding protein, whose translation MDKQALITYLREKPQAVEDFPFGPEVDVFKVKDKMFALVSNYQGRLSINLKSDPQDAIELRDVFNDVIPGYHMNKRHWNTVFVDGAVPEGEIQRQIDCSYALVVKGLVKMKKDALVLAYGESVVFKGLRCK comes from the coding sequence ATGGATAAACAGGCGTTAATCACCTACTTGCGCGAAAAACCACAAGCCGTTGAAGATTTCCCTTTTGGTCCTGAGGTAGATGTTTTTAAAGTGAAAGATAAAATGTTTGCCCTGGTGTCCAACTATCAAGGGAGGTTAAGTATTAATCTAAAAAGTGACCCTCAAGATGCTATTGAGCTTAGAGATGTTTTTAATGATGTCATCCCTGGTTATCACATGAATAAGCGGCATTGGAATACAGTGTTTGTTGATGGCGCAGTTCCAGAAGGAGAGATCCAACGTCAAATTGATTGCTCGTATGCGTTGGTGGTCAAGGGGCTTGTAAAGATGAAAAAAGACGCGCTGGTACTGGCGTATGGAGAGTCTGTTGTATTTAAAGGCTTACGCTGCAAGTAG
- a CDS encoding DUF4124 domain-containing protein has product MFTFRLKIGVLLICLMPLLASAEIYRWTDENGKIHYSDKAPVGVKAEKKTYVNVATPWRKIPKPEVPSEEGVQNEQSDSVESPSAAKSNNEELSADKSDKKNNKKTKRLKVKDDSSSSDGSSVPARLNQKDKSSSTPAKRAADIKKTYKKAKENYNKTK; this is encoded by the coding sequence GTGTTTACTTTTCGATTAAAAATAGGGGTATTGCTCATCTGTTTAATGCCACTCCTTGCGAGTGCTGAAATTTATCGTTGGACAGATGAAAACGGTAAGATTCATTACAGTGATAAGGCGCCAGTTGGTGTTAAAGCTGAGAAGAAGACCTATGTTAATGTAGCTACGCCTTGGCGAAAAATACCTAAACCAGAAGTACCTAGTGAAGAAGGAGTACAAAACGAGCAGTCTGATTCAGTAGAGAGTCCTAGCGCAGCGAAAAGTAATAATGAGGAACTTTCGGCGGATAAAAGTGACAAAAAAAATAACAAGAAAACTAAACGTCTAAAAGTTAAGGATGATAGTTCTTCGTCAGATGGTAGTTCAGTACCGGCACGCCTTAATCAGAAGGATAAATCATCATCCACTCCAGCTAAACGAGCGGCCGATATAAAAAAGACTTACAAAAAAGCCAAAGAAAACTACAACAAAACTAAATAA